TCAGAAGCTCCTCTGAATAATACACCATGAGGCAAGACAATTGCCATCGTTCCTTTACTACTTAAGTGATAGAGTCCATGTAGTACAAAAGCATAATCCGCCTTTGAACCTGGTGCAACTCCAAACTCTTTAAATCGAGCATCTTTTTCTCTATCTGTACCTTTTATATCCCACTGCTGAGAATAAGGTGGATTTGCGACAACTGCATCAAATGTAAGCGGAAGCTGAATCCCATTATTTTTATCAAATGGCCAATCTTCTGAAAGGGTGTCAGCCCTTCTGAGTTTCATATTCATATATTGAACACCATGCATCATTAAGTTCATCCGTGCTAAGTTATAAGTTGTGGTGTTGATTTCTTGCCCGTAAAACTCCACGCTTCCAACTCGTTCACCATAAGGAAGTTCTTTTTGAACTGTTAGCAGTAATGAGCCAGAACCCATAGTAGGGTCATAAACGCGAAATTGTCCGTGATCCTCTGTAGCATTCAAGGTAACTAGTTTTGCTAAAACTTGACTTACTTCATGAGGTGTATAAAACTCCCCACCTTTTTTCCCTGCATTAGCAGCGAATTGTCCAATTAAGTATTCGTAAACATCACCTAGAATGTCTTTGCCTGAACTATCCTTAAAATTAAACTCATTAATCATAAGAACGATATCATTTAATGCCTTTGCTCGCTCATTCGTGCTAGTCCCAAGACGAGAATCGCCCAGATTCACATCAGAAAAAACATTAGCAAAATCAATTTCAGCAATTTCATTTCGCTTTGCATTCTTACTGAATGATTCAAACATATCTTGGAAATCACTTGCTTTGATTTTGTGGTTATCAATTCTAGACACAATTTGCTCCCAAATGTATTGAGGTTCAATGACATATCCGATTCCTTTACTAACCTCTACAAGATAATCCTCTAATTCTTCAACATCTGTTACACTATAATAATCTTCAAGAGCATTCTGTTTCAGATAATTATCCTGATTTTCAGACAAGTATCGATAAAACATAAAAGGCAAGATATAATTCTTATATTCACTTGCATCCATGGTACCTCTTAGTTTATTTGCCATAGACCATAATTTAGCTGTTACCGAAGTAGTATTATTACTCATTTTCAATTTTCTCCTTTATATTTATACAAACATTAATTTAAGTAATGTTTTTTTCACTATTTGAAGTTGTTCTAACTCACGCTGATGAAGGGTGATAAGGTCATCGAGTTGTTTGAAAAAGCTTCCGATTTGTTGTTGCTCGGCAAAACTAGTAGTAGAGATATTAAACACTTCAACATCTTTTTTAGAAACTGATGGGATGTTTGCTGATTGTTGGTAATCTGTGAACAAGTGCTGTTTATGTTTAGTAAATTGATATAGGTAATCTAAATCAATCTCACATTTCTTCATAATTTCAACAGAATAACAACTATTTCCAGCCCAATATCTTTTTCTAACAAGATTTACATAACCTGCGTTAGCTCCACGAGCGCTAATGACTATTTTATCTGATTCATTGTTGTAATCTTCGTAGAATCCAGTGTATGATATACCACCGTTATATACCGGATATGGACTATCTGGGTTTTGCTTACTCTTAATCACAAACTCACCAATTGATACTTCAGCCAAATCACTTAGCTTACACTGTTCCCAATCATCAGTAAATCCATCAAATCGAACTTCAGGTTGCTTCATTCCTTCTTTTGGGAACATTTTCGAAAGCATAGTTTTCTTAAAATTAGAAACTGCTGATAACTCACGCTGATGAAGGGTGATGAGGTAATCGAGAGAGTGAAAGAATTTTCCGATTTGGGTTTGTTCTATTATGCCAGGATACATTAACTGAATTTCCTTTAAATCTGAGTTGTGCAAATGTACAACTGATTTCCCTTGTGCGCGCCTCATCATTTCTTTTTTTTGACTACCATTAGAAATACTTAATGCTAAGAAAATAGGATTTAATATTGAATTTGGTCTAATTACATTTAGATCACCACCTAAAGTAATCCCCTTCTTTAGTACGTATGAAGCTCTTGCTATATCTTCCGCTGACTCTCCTGAAGCTGGAACAATTACCTCGTTTCCTAAACTTAATGTTGAGTTATTATTATCTGCAATGAAAGTATCTACTGTATCAATGACAGTTTCATACTTCGTGTACAAACGCCCATAAAGAATAATAGGAAATCCTTCATCAACTAGGTCTGCCTTTGAGTAACCATTCCCTTTAGTAAATGATGCTAATTCTTCCAACTTACCCTGTTCCCAATCATCAGTAAATCCTTTAAATCTTACTTTTGGAATTTTATTATTACTTTCAAAACTTTCCATGATATCACCATACCTTTCAAATTAAAATAATTAACCAGTTAATAAGGAATTGAAATATTTGCTCATTATTTCGATTCAATTCCAAATGCTATACAGAATATAAATATATAACTCATTGACTAGATAAACTAAGTTAATTAATCGTCTATACATTTTAATTATACCATCTACACAGTTTGATTTGAGCGTATAATTTACTTAATATACAATATGTAACATAAGTTACTCGTTCTTCTTGATTTCATCTGCCATTTCATAAAATGCTTTTCGTAGTTCAATGCGATATTTTACCCATGATAATGATGCAACGTCTGCTTCTGCAATTGATGAATAGACATCTTTTGCATCATTCATGATTGCTGTAAGTTCTCCTTGTTTATTCATATCTTCTTGCCCAAATCTGTGTTTTTTTATTAAGTTGTCAAGCTCTTTAGGTTTGACACTATTATCCAATCCCCATTGTCGGATAAAATTCGTGATTAGAAGGATATTTCCATCTCGATACATGCGATCGATTTCTTTTTCCATTTTATCTACGCTTCTGGGAGCTGGATACTTATCAAACACAAATTCTTTTGAGAATATCTTTGATACGAATTGCTTGAACTTTGATTTGACACTGTCATTATCTGATTTAGCAATTTCGATAAGTATTTCTTTTTGTGTTTCTGCTGCTTGTGACATATCGTTTGCATTTACTTCATCTGCCATCTTAGCGATTAGCTCTATTAAATAATCATAATTGATTGTGACGTCATGAATATGTACCATTGATAGATTTATTTGTGAAATATCAATATCCTCACGTTTTGACCTTCTTTCGACAAGCTCATTAGCCAATACTGTTGTGAGTATAACTTCTTGATCCTCTGTAATTCCGATTCTATTGTAGAATTCTTCAGGATTGTCGTATGCAGATACTGGTACTTTATTGTCATCTTCGGAGTACTGCTTAAGTTGACTTAATAAGCGATTATAATCATTGAGTGCGTCAAATACTTCATCTTGTGCTCTTTCACTTGGAGGAAGCTTATTAAAATCATTCGTAAGTTCAGCAAGTTTATTCACCACTGCCTTAAGTTCAGACTGTACTTCACTAAAAGGCCTAGAAATAATATTGTCTTCTGTATTCTTTGATTTTAGTTCACTCAGTGATTGTTGTTCGTCAGCTGAGGCTCTATTTGAATATACTGCAAATGCTTTATTCATTTCGTATTCGTTTTGTACTGGCCATCGATAATTCACAACATTACCCCATGGTTTGTCAATTGAATTATGAACTCGATTTGTTCGTGAGTATGCCTGTATCAAATTTCTCCCTTTAAGAGTTCGGTCAATGTATAGTGTATTGAGTTCAGGAGCGTCAAAGCCTGTCAACAATTGATCAATTACAATTGCGAGGTCTAGATACTTACCGTCATCAGATGTCTTATTGAGACGTCTGGATAAGTCCTCTGTGTAGGCTTTGACACTTGTCATATCAAATACGGTTCCAAAAGTATTATTATAATAGTTTATTGCTCGATGTAAGTTAGTGTTTGTCTTGAGTTGATGAACACTGTTTGATGTATCCACTGAGAAACTTATACCTATCTTCAATCGTTCGCTCTCAGGACGTATTTTGTTCTCTTCCACGATTCGATCAAAATATTCCATTGCACGGGGAGTACTTGGACGATTACCACCCACGTGAACCGTTAATAATGCATTGTACTTCCGATCATTAGAGCGCTTTCTCCAATTGTCAAAGATATCTTTGACCACCAAGTCTACATGGTCAGGACTAATATCATAAACGCTTCCTTTTATCGTGTCATCAATGTCATCAGCAGATGGATTGAGCGGGGCTTCAATTGTTTCTTTGAATTCAACATTGAAACCAAGAACGTTTCGATCTGCAATGGCTTCTTTAATTGTATATGCGTGAAGAAGATCACCAAATATTTCTCTTGTTTCCGGGAAACGTGGCGTCCCTGTATATCCTACCCATGCAGCATTAGGTATTTTACTTCGAATATTCTTTAGCATTCCTTCATTATCTGATCCATCACCTGTTGATCGATGTGCCTCATCAACAATAAACAGAATGCGTTTGTTTAGTGGCTTAAAGTGTTCCCGCATGACGTAGCGTGACATTTTTTGAATACTTGTTACAATGATGTTCTTGTCGCTCTTTTTTGTGAGTTTATTGTGGAGGTCTGATACATTGGCTGTATCCGCTACCACACCACTTTTACCTTCAAATCCTGCGATTGGATCATATGCTTGATATGCGTCTACTGTTTGGTTTGTAAGTGCAATCCGGTCAACAAGGAATACAACCTTATCAACATTTGGCATTTTGCTTGCAAGCCATGCAGTTTTAAAACTTGTTATAGTTTTACCGCTTCCTGTCGTATGCCATATATACCCCAATTGTCCTTCATCGTAGCTAAAGTTAAATCCTTTCACTTTCTCAATAACTTGTCTCGTTGCATAAACTTGATAGGGGCGCATCACTTTAATCCCCTCTTTATTTTTGGTTCCGTCTAGCACCATATAGCGTGTAGCAAGATCATGTGCCATCGGAATGGACAATACGTTATCTGAGAATTCCCTCCATGAACGGACTGGCTTAGCGTCTTCTTCTGTTTGCCAATTAAACGCAAACGCACGATTAAATCCATCAAGTGTTGTATTTGCCATGTATCTGATATCGTGTGGAGTCATCGCAACCAAAATCTGGACCGTCGAGAAGATATCACTAAATTGTCTTTCAGCAATATATTGTTTCATTTGATTTAGGGATTCTGTAGCCGAATGAAGCGCTTTCTTGAGTTCAATTTGAATTATTGGCAAACCATTTATCAGCATAGTAACATCAAAACGTCGATTCATTTTTCCATCCACAATTCGTTTTCTTTCGATTTGGTTTACTACCTGATATACTGTTGAGCCTCCGCCCACTTGAGCTTGATCAAAAACAGTTAAAAATACATGTCTTCCATCGTCTAGATCAACTTCTATTTCTGAAACACCGTTCACTCCATATAAGAATTGTCCCGCTTTATACGGAGTATCAATAGCGTTAATTATTTTTTTGACTTGATTGAATTCTGATTCAGATAAGGAACCATTGATTCGACCTTGATTGTTTTGTTCGAGAATGTGTTTAAAGTTAAGCCATAGATGCTCAGTTGATTTGATAGAAGGCATATATTCCCATTGCTTTACACCGCCAATTTGAGTTAAATACTCAATGACTTCATTTTCAAATTGAACCTCTGATTGATTCTTAATCCCTTTGTTAATCATTTAGATTGTCCTCCATTATTGTTAACGTTAATTGTTCAATTAGCGTTGTATACTTTCTTAAATGTTTTTGAATATTAAGCATTTCCAAGTAGCTTTCACCAATTCGCCTTTGCTTATCAAAAGGTGGGTAAGGAATAATCATCCTGCTAATTGAGGTAAGGGTTAGCCTTAATACTGAACCACTACCCTGTGATTCCCGCTCTTTTTGTCGTTGGAACCCTTTGAAAGCATTAAATATATATATAAAATATCCTTTATCAAGCAAAGTATCGTCGAATTCCACTTTTATAAAGTTGAGTGATAATACCTTTCCAGCATTGTTTGATGAGACGACTGTGGCAAGTTGCATAGAGTTGCTAATTAATATATCACCTTCATTAACAAATATTGCGGGGTCATAGATCTGTTCATTATTATTAAATAATGACTTGGTCATATTTTCAAAGTCTGATTCAAAAGAGCTTTGATCGTAAAACTCATCGCATTCATTCAAACCATATTTTTCACGCCTTGACTGATTGATTCCTGGTGTTAATTTAACATATTCATCCACCCTTCTATTTTCTATCATCTTCGTCCTCCTTCTATGCGAAACGATTATTTGTTATACTTCGATATTACAATAATATCGTCCCGAAGTTATTTTGTCAACACTTTTTGTAATAATCGCATATTTAATAATATCGTTATTTGCCGTCATTAATCCTATAAGATCTTGTTCTCAGAAAACGCAAGTACTAAAATTAAGTATTTAGCCATATATGACGCATTTTTGTTTCGATTTTAATACAATTTAGTTGGCCTCTAAATGTGAATAGGTACATCTATTTCTCCATAAGGCGCTCTTTTCTGTAGAAGTATGCATGAGTTCTCATATACCATTAAGAATGCACAATATCCCTGTAGATATGTAATTGAAATTTGGATGATCTACACTTTAGTAGAAAGTAAATAAAAGTGATATCTTAAAAAATGAACTAGAAACTGAACCAAGGAGTGCTTATTGAAAAAGAATTGTTGGATTAAACATATCTAGCCAAACATCACAAAAGATTGCACAAACTCTATCTATAAAATCAAACAGAAAAAGATATATAGAAGAATTGCAAGATTAAAGAAGAATGTTTCAATCTAAGTGTAGATATTGAAATTTTCACGGCGGTAAATATTGAACTTTAGATTTTGACTATCGTTATAAGTTAAACTAACATCAACTAGATATTGAGAATGTTGCAAAATACTCTCTACCATCTTTCGGATACAATTTAAAAAATTCAATCCATAGATTATCAATTAAAACAGTGATATTTAACGAATTTTCATGATTCTTGTCATTAAATATTTCACAATTTAATTATTTTCTTGTCCTTATTTTCTTAAATAACTTAAGTTATACTAAACATATAAGGGGGAATTCATATGGCTTTAAACGACATATTCTCAATGCAACCCTATCTTGTGACATCGATGCATTACTTTTACCTATCTAAGTCTTGTTGGAACCATAATCAAGAGAATATGAAGGTATATTATGAAGAGTTTTCAAACCATGAACAGGATGTGATTATTGATATCCTTCCGGATGGTTTCTCTACGATTTGCTTTGAGATTGGACCACATAGATGTACCGCTATATATTTTGGAAAAACACCCAAACAAAAAACAGTGTATTACCAGAAAGGTTACACATACTTCACGGTTAAAATACCGCCAAATTATATATTACCCGATACAATAGATCCTATTAAAACATATCAAAATAAAGTGACCCGACTCACCAAATTCACGCATGCATTTGATGAATTTAACTATGATAATCTGTACGCATTAAGTTTCCAAGATAAAATTACGTATTTTCAAACATATACGGCCTCACATCTGGATTTGATGGTGGATCCTCTTATTGATTATGTTGTGACACGATCCATTGAAAATCAAGAAACTGTATTTATCGATACCATCGCTCAAGAACTTGAAATAAGTAGCCGATATATTCGAAAAGTATTTAGTGAGAAGGTTGGTATCAGTCCAAAACGAACCATTCAATCCATTCGCTTTCAAAATGTCTTATCAGGACTTATCGACGATAAAAAAGGGATCACCGAGACATCACTTGATGCTGCATTCTTCGATCATCCCCATTTAAATAAATTCTTTAAGGAACATGCAAACCGTTCCCCTTCAGATGTTCAGTTGTTTCTATCCCAAAAGCGCACACAACGGCATAACAAGAACGAGTCCAGGTAACATATTTGATACTGAAAACGATCGAATCTGTAACAAGTTAAACCCTGTTGCGATTAAAATTATGCCTCCCAATGCCTCAAAATCTTGAATGAGTAAGGGCGTGGTTAGTGGCAAGATAAAGCGTCCAATTGTAAACATCAATAACAAGACAATCAGTTGTGGTATCGCAATAAATGCGACCATGATTCCCAAACTTGCGCCAAAGATTGCGGCCGTGACTCCGTCTAATATTGACTTTAGAACCAACATTGAAGGATCACCACTCATACTCTCACTCATCGCGCCAATAATGCCAAAGGCACTTGCGCAAAATAAGACAATTACGGTGATTAATTCATTCATCGTATCATCTGTGTCACTTGAGTTTGCTTTTGATATGCGTGCAAGTGGTTTTTTTGCTTTTGTAGCGATGTTTTTAATGATTCGCTCGATTTGAAGCATTTCACCGATAATAACACCGATGAGTAACGCTAAAACGACACCGGTCTTATTATGCATGCCAATAACCATCTTAATTCCTAAACTAAATGCCACAAGTCCAAAGGTTAACGGGAGTTTTCGTTTTAAGATATCAGGAATGAATCTTCCTAAACTTGCACCAACCAATCCACCAATAAAGGTTGCGGTTGCGTTAATAAGTGGTCCTACTGGCATCTTTATCCCCTTTCATATTATATATATTCATGTGCTTTTTCGCCTTTTAATATACGATTAACCCCTTGGTATAATGCTTCCATTTCCATTTCTCCAGGGTAAACTGTAACCTCTGCAAGAAATTCAACGCGTTTTGTGATAAGTGATACCATTTGTTTTGAATAAGCAACACCGCCAGTCAAAACAATTCTGTCCACTTGTCCATAATTCACAACAGCAAGTTGTCCAATTCCTTTCGCTATTTGATAAGCCATGGCTTCAAAAATCAGACGAGCTTCTTTGTCTTGTTCATCAATACGACGTTGAACTTCACGCAGGTCATTCGTCTTCAAATATGAATACAGTCCACCCTGTTGGCGATAAAGACGCATCATCGTTTCATACGAATGATTTTGACACCATTGAATCACTTTCTTTACAGGAAGTGCTCCGGTTCGCTCTGTTGAGAATGGTCCCTCATCATCTGATAGCAAATCAACTAAGCGTCCATTTACAAAGATAGCGGTAGTGTTACCACCCCCAAGATGTGCCACAATATAGGTAGAATTGTTGAAGTCTTGGTTTAAATCCTGTGCGACACGTTTCGCTATCGCTCGGGTATTAAGCATGTGTCCTAAACTTTCACGTTCAATACCACAAAGTCCTGATATACGGCTGATGGGTTCTAATTCATCAACTGTTACTGGATCATAGATATAGGCCTTTGCATGGTGTGTTTCTTTTTGAAGAAGCCACGCCATGGGTGCACCAAGGTTTGCAGCGTGATGATTGCGAGGACGATTTTTTAAATCGTCCAACATCGTTTCATTGATTTCATATCCTCCTGATTTAAGAGGTTTTAATAGCCCACCCCGTGCTGCAATTCCATCCACACCCTTAAGGTCAATCGCCCACGATTCAAGGGTGTGTTTTATGTCTTGAAATCGCATATCCAATTGTTGCGCGATTGTTTCAAATTGACATACTTCATCATTAGTATATTGAATGGTCGTTGTGTGAAGCGGTTTATCGTTTTGCCAATACGCTAATTTTGTCGAGGTTGCCCCTGGATTAATGACGATTATGTTCATAGCACATCCTCACAAATTGCAAGTGCAAGCATTAAGGAATACAGTTTTTCTTGGGATGATGATCCACGTGATGTCATGACAATCGGAACATTTGCACCCCATACAATTCCTGCCATGGATCCTTGTGCAAGTGTAGTGATACTTTTCCCTAAGACATTCATCATATCGATGTCTGAGCCAATGAGAATATCGGCATTACCCGCAACTGGATGCTCATAATGTTTTTTCTTTGCACTGTCTAAACTCAGCGCAATATCTAGGGAAATTGGTCCAGCTGCATTACAGGCAAAGGTATAGTCTGTCATCAGGAATTCTTGAAGTTGACGTGCTTCAATTGAGTCCTTATGCTTTTGATTAACATGCTCTGCGGCACTTAATATCGCGATGTTTGGTTTTTCAATTCCAAGACGATGGGCGACTTCAAGTACATTCAGGGCAATTTCTTGTTTCATTTTAAAATCAGGGTGTACGACCATCCCCCCATCAGTTGTCAGTAATACCTTATGATAGGTGGGGATTTCATTGAGGGCAATATGGGTCAATAATCGATCCCCGACAATGCCCTGTTCTTTATCGATGATTGCTTTAAGGAAATCACGGGTTTGAAGATAGCCTTTCATCAACACATCACATTGTCCATTTTTTATGGATGCAACTGCTTTTTGTGCACTATCACAATCATCACTTGAAGGCACGATGTCATAGGCTTCTTGTATATCATATTGCTTTGTGAGAATATCTTTAATCTGTGCTTCATTGCCAAAGAATACTGGATGTATGTATGGCTTAAGTGCTGGATTTAAGACTGCGCTGATGCTTTGTTCATCCGCGCACACAACTGCAACATTGCGCTTCTTGGCATTTTCCAACCGTGTTTCCAACTGTTTTAATGTTGTAAGCATGATTTTTATATGCTTCCTTTCTAAATTACTCAATCGGCGTTGAAACGCGTGTTATATTGAGTAAGTGTTTATATGTTAAGTTCTCAGAAATAATGTTATTGCCCCATGTCCCACATCCCAACGATACAGTTGGGTTCAGACCATTTGCAGGACTTCCACCTGCATCAATGGTTGGTTGATTAACCACCACACGACATACAGGAAGTTTTAATCCCACTTCAACTGCGTGATCAGGGTTGTGTGTGAGAATCCCTACTGAGTGTCCTTTTCCTTCAACACATAGATTTGCTTTAGCGATTTCAATCGCTTCATCAAAGGTTTCATAAGGCACTGCAAGTAATACCGGGAACATCTTTTCTTTCGCAAGTAATTCATTGGCACCATAGGCATTGGATTTCAAAACAATAATTTCTGTTTGATTCGAAATAGGTTCACCTGCTTGATTGGAAATAATATCTGAATTCACGCCAATCAGGGATGGATTTGTTTTTCCTTGTGGGAAAAGCAGTTGACGATAGGTTTCAACGGTCTTGTCATCTTCAACCACATGTGCATGATGTTTTGTAAAGGCTTCAAACAAAGCTGTTTCTTTAGCCTTGGGGTAAATGATTGCCTGTGTACATGCACACACAATACCATTATCAAAGCCACGCCCAATCACTGCCAGATTCGCAGCGTCATCACAGTCAAAGTCATCATCCATTATAAGTTGTACATTACCCGGTCCAACACCATAAGCCGGTGTGCTGCTGGAATATGCTGCAAGAACCATGCCAGGTCCACCGGTTGCGATGACTAAGTCGACCGTTTTCATGAGCTTTTGTGAGTTTTCAACAGATGGTGTGTCAATGATTTGAACCAAGTCTTGGGGTGCATTAACCCCTTTTAATGCTTGTCTTAATAAATTAATCGTCTTGGTACTTGTTTTTAAAGAGCGCGGATGTGGTGAAACAATGATTGCATTACGACCCTTCAGTGCCATCAGACTGTTTCCCATTGGGGTGATTACTGGATTGGTGGTTGGTGTTACCGATCCAATGACTCCGACGGGTTGTGCAATCTCAACTAATCCTTGTTCTTTTAGTTCTCGAATAACACCCACTGATTTTTTGCCTTTAAGGTGAGCATAAATGTTTGTAGCCATGTTGAAATTCTTTCCAATTTTATGATCAACACGTCCCAGCCCTGTTTCTTCTACTGCCATAATTGCTAACGATTCTTTATGTTCAATAATAATATCAGACATTGCTTTTAACATTTCATCAACTTGTTCTTGTGTGTAATTTTCAATTTTTTGCATCGCGCGACGTGCTTTCATAACGAGGTCATCAATAAACATATTGTGTGTTCTCCTTTCACTTATGGTTTATTATGGTTGATACGTTTTATCCATTACCACTACAGATTTCACAACACGACCCTCAACAGAGTCTTTTTCTGCTTGTGATATGTCTTCAAAGTCATAAAACTTTATGAATTGATCAAATGGGAATTTCCCTTGTTTGTAGAAATCAATTAAGTTATTGAGGTGGAACTTTGGAATAGTATCGCCAATTAGGCATCCCACAAGTTTCTTATTGCCAAATACAAGATCAAAGAATGTATTCATTTCAAAGGTGTTTTTTGTAACTGCAAGGGGTGCAAAGGTTCCACTTGCTTTCAGTACATTAACCGCTACTTTCATGATTGGAAGATACCCTGTTGTATCAACGGTATAGTTCACACCACTTCCATTTGTGTGTTCACGAATTAAGCCTTCGACATCCACATTTGGATCTTTACTGTTTATCGTGCAGGTTGCACCTAATTCTTTCGCTTTGAGTAGACGTTCATCGTTTATGTCCACAGCAATAATCTTTGAACACCCTGCAATCTTTGCGGCCATAAGTGACGCAAATCCTACTGCTCCAGTTCCAAAGACGGCAATTGACTCGCCTGCTTTCGGTTTTAACACACTTAACACAGCACCACTTCCAGTACCCAACCCACAACCAAGGGGTCCCAATAGCCGAAGGTCAATATCTTTATCGACTTTCACAATGTTTGATTCATCGACTAAACTATAGGTTGCGAAAGATGATTGATTGAAGAAATTATTGATGGGTTTATCATCTTGTGTAGTAAGAACATACTCTTGTCGTCCATTGGTTCCTGAGTTATTTATCCCCATCCAGTGATCACATGAGGATGGATGTCCTGTACTACATCCTTCACACTTTTCACAATAACCATAGGATAAGATAACATGATCTCCAGGTTTGACACTTTTAACAGAAGGCCCAACACGTTCAACAATTCCTGATCCTTCGTGCCCTAAAACATTTGGAAAACTGATTGAGTTCCCATTGCGCTCACCATAATCAGATCGACAAATTCCTGCTGCTACAACCTTAACAAGAACATCACTTTCTTTAGGTTCTTGAAGGTTCACATCCATAATCGTATAGTCCATTCCCTTTTCTAAAACAACGGCTGCTTTTATTTTCATCTTGAGCATCCTCCTTTACTTTAAGTATATCGGCAAGCCCCTTTAGCGTGATAGTAAAAAACGGAACTCAAATTAGCTCTAGTAATAATGTTTAGTGCATTTAAACCACAAAAAAAGAGACAAAATGGATGTCATAGCCCATCACAAATTGAATCTTTGTATATTTCAAATGCTCGAAAATCATGTATATTTCTTCTTGATTTGTCACCTAGACATAAAAAAACACTCACGCTTTTATACTTGCATTCGTGTTTAGTTTCAGTCATGTGTGATGACTAACCGCGTTTAACTCAAGGCTTCCTACTATTCAATGGATATTAAGATACCTTGATCAA
This DNA window, taken from Erysipelothrix larvae, encodes the following:
- a CDS encoding DUF554 domain-containing protein, yielding MPVGPLINATATFIGGLVGASLGRFIPDILKRKLPLTFGLVAFSLGIKMVIGMHNKTGVVLALLIGVIIGEMLQIERIIKNIATKAKKPLARISKANSSDTDDTMNELITVIVLFCASAFGIIGAMSESMSGDPSMLVLKSILDGVTAAIFGASLGIMVAFIAIPQLIVLLLMFTIGRFILPLTTPLLIQDFEALGGIILIATGFNLLQIRSFSVSNMLPGLVLVMPLCALLG
- the buk gene encoding butyrate kinase, with amino-acid sequence MNIIVINPGATSTKLAYWQNDKPLHTTTIQYTNDEVCQFETIAQQLDMRFQDIKHTLESWAIDLKGVDGIAARGGLLKPLKSGGYEINETMLDDLKNRPRNHHAANLGAPMAWLLQKETHHAKAYIYDPVTVDELEPISRISGLCGIERESLGHMLNTRAIAKRVAQDLNQDFNNSTYIVAHLGGGNTTAIFVNGRLVDLLSDDEGPFSTERTGALPVKKVIQWCQNHSYETMMRLYRQQGGLYSYLKTNDLREVQRRIDEQDKEARLIFEAMAYQIAKGIGQLAVVNYGQVDRIVLTGGVAYSKQMVSLITKRVEFLAEVTVYPGEMEMEALYQGVNRILKGEKAHEYI
- a CDS encoding phosphate acyltransferase, whose translation is MLTTLKQLETRLENAKKRNVAVVCADEQSISAVLNPALKPYIHPVFFGNEAQIKDILTKQYDIQEAYDIVPSSDDCDSAQKAVASIKNGQCDVLMKGYLQTRDFLKAIIDKEQGIVGDRLLTHIALNEIPTYHKVLLTTDGGMVVHPDFKMKQEIALNVLEVAHRLGIEKPNIAILSAAEHVNQKHKDSIEARQLQEFLMTDYTFACNAAGPISLDIALSLDSAKKKHYEHPVAGNADILIGSDIDMMNVLGKSITTLAQGSMAGIVWGANVPIVMTSRGSSSQEKLYSLMLALAICEDVL
- a CDS encoding aldehyde dehydrogenase family protein codes for the protein MFIDDLVMKARRAMQKIENYTQEQVDEMLKAMSDIIIEHKESLAIMAVEETGLGRVDHKIGKNFNMATNIYAHLKGKKSVGVIRELKEQGLVEIAQPVGVIGSVTPTTNPVITPMGNSLMALKGRNAIIVSPHPRSLKTSTKTINLLRQALKGVNAPQDLVQIIDTPSVENSQKLMKTVDLVIATGGPGMVLAAYSSSTPAYGVGPGNVQLIMDDDFDCDDAANLAVIGRGFDNGIVCACTQAIIYPKAKETALFEAFTKHHAHVVEDDKTVETYRQLLFPQGKTNPSLIGVNSDIISNQAGEPISNQTEIIVLKSNAYGANELLAKEKMFPVLLAVPYETFDEAIEIAKANLCVEGKGHSVGILTHNPDHAVEVGLKLPVCRVVVNQPTIDAGGSPANGLNPTVSLGCGTWGNNIISENLTYKHLLNITRVSTPIE
- a CDS encoding NAD(P)-dependent alcohol dehydrogenase encodes the protein MKIKAAVVLEKGMDYTIMDVNLQEPKESDVLVKVVAAGICRSDYGERNGNSISFPNVLGHEGSGIVERVGPSVKSVKPGDHVILSYGYCEKCEGCSTGHPSSCDHWMGINNSGTNGRQEYVLTTQDDKPINNFFNQSSFATYSLVDESNIVKVDKDIDLRLLGPLGCGLGTGSGAVLSVLKPKAGESIAVFGTGAVGFASLMAAKIAGCSKIIAVDINDERLLKAKELGATCTINSKDPNVDVEGLIREHTNGSGVNYTVDTTGYLPIMKVAVNVLKASGTFAPLAVTKNTFEMNTFFDLVFGNKKLVGCLIGDTIPKFHLNNLIDFYKQGKFPFDQFIKFYDFEDISQAEKDSVEGRVVKSVVVMDKTYQP